One window of the Roseovarius sp. THAF9 genome contains the following:
- a CDS encoding F0F1 ATP synthase subunit C, giving the protein MEGDIAQMGQFIGAGLASVGMGGAAVGVGNVVGNYLAGALRNPSAAGGQTATMFIGIAFAEALGIFSFLVALLLMFAV; this is encoded by the coding sequence ATGGAAGGCGATATCGCACAAATGGGTCAATTCATCGGCGCGGGCCTTGCGTCTGTCGGCATGGGCGGCGCGGCCGTCGGTGTGGGCAACGTGGTCGGCAACTACCTGGCCGGTGCCCTGCGCAACCCCTCGGCCGCCGGTGGCCAGACCGCGACCATGTTCATCGGTATCGCGTTCGCGGAAGCACTGGGGATCTTCTCGTTCCTCGTCGCGCTTCTGCTGATGTTCGCCGTCTAA
- a CDS encoding F0F1 ATP synthase subunit A has protein sequence MATEAHGESEGLVFHPMDQFIIKPLAGDGPVGLFTITNVTLWMALTCLAVFALMVLGTSARSVIPGRIQSVAELAYGFIRKMVEDVAGKDALPYFPYIMTLFMFIVFANFLGLIPGSFTSTSHIGVTAVMAMMVFIGVTVLGFVKNGASFLSLFWISSAPLVLRPILALIEVISYFVRPVSHSIRLAGNMMAGHAVMKVFAAFAPLVLISTGVGLVVTPLSILAITAVYGLEVLVSFIQAYVFTILTCVYLKDALHPHH, from the coding sequence ATGGCCACTGAAGCGCATGGCGAAAGCGAAGGGCTGGTATTCCACCCGATGGATCAGTTCATCATCAAGCCGCTGGCGGGCGACGGCCCGGTGGGCCTGTTCACGATCACCAACGTCACGCTGTGGATGGCGTTGACCTGCCTGGCCGTGTTCGCGCTGATGGTGCTGGGCACGTCCGCAAGGTCGGTGATTCCGGGCCGCATCCAGTCGGTCGCCGAGTTGGCCTATGGATTCATCCGCAAGATGGTCGAGGACGTGGCGGGCAAGGACGCGCTGCCGTACTTCCCCTATATCATGACGCTGTTCATGTTCATCGTCTTCGCCAACTTCCTTGGCCTGATCCCGGGATCGTTCACATCGACCAGCCATATCGGCGTGACCGCCGTGATGGCGATGATGGTGTTCATCGGCGTGACCGTGCTGGGCTTCGTCAAGAACGGCGCGAGCTTCCTGAGCCTTTTCTGGATCAGCTCAGCGCCGCTGGTGCTGCGGCCGATCCTGGCGCTGATCGAGGTCATTTCCTACTTCGTCCGCCCGGTCAGCCACTCGATCCGTCTTGCCGGCAACATGATGGCGGGCCACGCCGTGATGAAGGTGTTTGCCGCCTTCGCGCCGCTGGTGCTGATCTCGACCGGGGTGGGCCTTGTGGTGACGCCGCTGTCGATCCTGGCGATCACGGCGGTCTACGGGCTGGAGGTGCTGGTGTCGTTCATCCAGGCTTACGTATTCACAATCCTGACCTGCGTGTACCTGAAGGACGCGCTGCACCCGCATCATTAG
- a CDS encoding AtpZ/AtpI family protein, whose product MDDPDRHERLKRLEDRINALKGVDAPTPHMENHYSQAQLAWRMVIELVAGLGIGFGMGYGLDYLFGTIPIFLVLFTLLGLAAGIKTMMRSANEIQLKNAAETLDAERAREGDEKRMTDGH is encoded by the coding sequence GTGGATGATCCTGACCGACACGAGCGGCTGAAGCGGCTTGAAGACAGGATCAACGCGCTGAAAGGCGTGGATGCGCCGACGCCCCACATGGAGAACCACTATTCCCAGGCGCAGCTGGCCTGGCGGATGGTGATCGAGCTTGTGGCTGGTCTGGGGATCGGCTTTGGCATGGGGTACGGGTTGGATTACCTGTTCGGGACAATCCCGATCTTCCTTGTGCTGTTTACATTGCTGGGCCTTGCGGCGGGCATCAAGACGATGATGCGCAGCGCCAACGAGATCCAGCTGAAGAATGCGGCGGAAACGCTGGACGCAGAGCGAGCCCGAGAGGGTGACGAGAAGAGGATGACAGATGGCCACTGA